The window TGAAAGTCGAAATCTGATAATGTATTCCCCATATCTTACCTTTATTATTGCAGTTTCTCCATTTTGCAAAGCAGTAACAGGTGGACTTCTGGGAACATCGACAATGCTAGCCAGCAGTTGTGCAAGAGGAGGACAAGAATTTTGGGGGACTGAGCCACTGGATTCAGGAACTCGTTTATCTGTTCCGACTAATACACCAAAATTGCTGAGAGTAACTGAATTTGATTTTTCATTTGGCATTTCTTTTGCTAAGTTTCCAGATGTGAATGTGGTTGATTCTATCTGCTGAAGTAGTAAACCGTGATGGATCGGTTTCTTCAAGTTGGTTGAAGAGTTTGAACCAAATTCAAGCATAGGTTCTACTGGCCACGAAGTACCAGTAGATGCTTTCTCAACCAAATGGGCAGCTTCATTTACATGCTCTCTGATTTGGTCAAAACAATTACTACTTGATTTCTTCATCCGAGGCCACCTGGAAATCCCTTGCTgcctacaaattctcttgaatgttgaTCGACTGACTACATTCAAAGGGTACAAAGAAGTACAAGTTTCATTTTGATTGTTGCTTCTTCTGACAAGGAAGGGAGGGAAAATCCAGTATAAAATAGCATATGAAAGAAACAGAAAACCAGAAATGAAAACAGATCCTACAGGGCTTAATACTTACCCCCAAGGCAATTGGCAGCATCATTGAGATTTCTTCCAAAAAGTTGCCTAAGAACCTGTGACGTCTTCTTTTCATCATTTTCAAGAATTGAGGATGTAATCTTCTTTGCATTAGCATCACTCGTTGCTTTGAATAATGCAATATCATATTCCGGCATTTGCTGCATGGGCAGATCTTGTTCTTTTGACCCAAGTCCACCTGGTGAGGCTAACAATCCATGTCTGGTGTCTACTGTTTGGGATTTTAGTTCTGCCACTGGTGCGAAAGGAAGCTTCTTGCCAACAGACAAATCAATAATTTTAAAATGTCCTTCTACTTTGGGTTCCATCCATTGCATAACTTTAGAATTCTGCAATATTTCCCTCGTTGTTGCAAGAATAGAAACCGCAATCTGCAATTGCATTTTCTGGTCTGTGCTGCTATGAGGAAGGAAGAATTCTAGAACACAGGTTTCCTCTCTGGATAGACTACTGTATACGGGAATAGCCAGACTGCTCTGCAACCCAAACATGCGTGCATAGTGTGCCAAGGGATACTCACTTTTCCCGAACAGGCTAATATCTGGACAAAAACATGCATCAAGAGAGGAAAATGCCTTACCAGGAAGCCCTTGTTTATCCTGTAAGAGATGTTCCAAGCAAGCCTCTCGGAAAGCCCACATATGAGCTTCTACTACATAAAATGCAAAACTAGGACCACAGGTAAGTCCAGTGAATCTGTTGCCGCAAATCACAGCATTTTGATGACTGAAAGGAAGCCAGGTCTGAGCTAAAGGTAACTTGTGACGTTCACACACTGCAGAAAGCAGTTCGAGGATTTCAACCTGTGTGTTTTTGAAGTCTTCATTGCAAGTCTGGTTTAGAAATATTACGAAGAAACTATTAGTTCAAGCAAGTTAGATATTGTTGAAAATAAATTAGGAACCTCGGTGATTCTAAAAACTAACCAATGTATCTCGCTGATCAAATGTTTCTGTGCTTTTTAGATTGGTTGCCTGCAAAAGATCGTTGCTTAGTTACTATGGACTTCAAAAGATGTGAAATTGGTGGAGTTTAACTGTGGGATTTCCACAGCACGGATAGAATGATGAAAGATGCTTTTGTTTTAGCTAGAGAAGAAAGGTGAAGTGGATGAATTTTCAGAAATGATAATGTTTTTTGAATCCTCATCTCGGTGTCTTAAAATTACCTTCTATGCAGATATCCAGAATAGGTAATAATTGGCTAGCCTTGCCAGTAAACCAAAATCCTGATCTTTTAATCTTCAGATTTGCGAAATGAACATGGAACTTTACAGTAATAGCCTCATATCAAGTAACTTTTATCAGGGATTTGACTGGAAGGATAGCAAACAAATTAATACTTCCATAGAGGTGAAAGCATAGTGCAGTTCGCAGTGAGGCCTTGTAATACTTGCatctttttaaaaagaaaaaatccaAATTTACAAGTGGATTTTAAGTACAAATAAAGAGTTGAACCAAATTAAGTTATATATCTGGTAAATAGTTGATTTAGTAAGAAGCTGTATGTAGGACCGAGATGATCCAGCATTTGAGTGTATAACATGAAACTGAAAAAAATGGTGGCAAAAGCCGCAAAACAGTTACCTCTAACGCTTTGCAGACTTTGTCAAACTCTGGCGCATAATTGATCTTCTCTGATGTCATTATGAGCTCAAGAACACCAACACAGCGATCTCCTTCAAATACTGGAAGTGCTAAGGTTCCGCGAATATTGTAGAGTAAAGCATGATCTAACTGTGGAAATTCTTTGCTCGAGTAATATTTGACATTTGGAGTCCACTCTGGGAATTTCATCTTAAAGACACGTCCAGGAAGCCCGAGGCATCCATCATTCGTACCATCAACAGAGTAATAATACATCACTGAAATCATCCTATAATGATGAAGTCTCGAATTTGTGGAATCAATAGCAAACGGTTGCCCACAAGTTGCAAGTATACACTGACTACTGGTCTTCACAGGTGCCCAAAATTGAACTAGGATGTCTTCTCCCATTGATAAAATGTATTCAACTGCCTGAGAAATCCTTTTTTTAATATTACAAAAATCTAGACTACTGGCTTTCTCATATGCAGGGCTCTTTCTGAGGCTTCTATCAACATCTCCAGGTGAACCATCAGGATATGATGCAGAATGGCCTGTAAATACATTAATCCATAAGATGCATTAGTCGTATTTGCTATGGTAATTAATCCTTTGCATTAGTTCACATCCATAAGATGTCTTCTAGCTGAAAACTAGAATGATAATAAAATAGACCAATTATGTAGATATCATTTTATAGGCAAAGAAAAGGCTACAGGAACTAAGACAAAAAGAAGTTGATGAGAGGTATCAATTTAACTACAAACAGGCCAAAATGCTATGTTTGGGGTCAAGTTCCATAGCCTTCTCATTAATATGGGGAAAAAACCACAATCCATAGTATATTGCCTGACCTTATTTATACATCAAGTACCATTCTTCACAGATATTAGGTTCATTTTTTCCCATCTTAATGCAAAATTTCTTTTTTCATGCGTGATGTTATCCTGACTGAGGTCATGTTATAGCACCCTCTCCTGAGCATGAACTGATTCAGCTAGTTTGGACTCGAGGATGTGAACGGCAGATTTAAAGAGGGCACAGGCAGGACAGATGCAGGGTTAAGTTTGAATTTTCCTTCGAAACTTAGAAAATAATGATGTAAAAAGTTCACTTTGCTGCTGTACATCTCTTCACATAATTTCCATTGCACTTTTCCTTAAATAAATGGTCTTTACCCATATATGTAGAAAACATCTCGAAAATTCAATATCTAAGTTTATCCCCTAGGGGGATTAAGGTAGGCATGGGGAcgaaaaaaggaaagagaggtTGGATACGTGAATTTCCACCTTGTTGGTGATAGTTAGATTCTCACCTTAATAATCGCCTTCCCTTATGTATTCACAAAATTAAAGACTATTCAGGCTATTGCTTCAATTATGCAGAAAGTACTGAGGCAACATCCAGTGATCAATTTGATTCTCATAATACAATATAAACTAAACAAAAGTCAGCCTTTTGAATCTTAGGAAAAAAACTTACTGGAAAAGTGTTGATCATTGCTAATCCTCCTAATAGCACTGATGCTGCTTCCATCATAACAGCCAGTATCATTGCAATCAGAAGAGCTCCACAAGGGGGATAGCACAATATCAGCTAATGGGCTGATAGGAGGGAGGTTTAAATAGCAATAATCCAGATTATAGAGATTTACCGGCGATTCTATTTGTACATCCATAATTGTTGTacattctttttcttcttctcctacTACAAATTCTTGAATTTGTAATTGCTCAGCCATTAGACAATAGGCATGGTAATGTTCTTTGAAAAACTTCAGCTTTATAGTGGCAGGGGCTAACGAGGAATGGACCTTATTCTCTGTGCTGGAGTCTTAAAAAAGTCCTATTAATTTGAACCTTTAGAAAATTGAGTATTTTATTCTAGTTGAACCTTTGGCCTTGTACTATAATTGGCTCTTGGAGCAAATTCAAAGTAGTGGATGACTTTGTCAATGGAACTTCTTAATTGGTGTTGCTGAACTTTTTTGTGTTTCCAGTGAAGGAAATTTATAACTATTTGAAGATATGGGAAACCAGGCCAAATGTAAAATTTTGAACGTCATTTCAATTTATCTTTTTCAGTATGAATAAAAAGCTATTACTTTTTAACTAATTTTAGACTTAATTTACATTTTGGACTGTCTCCCACAAATAGATgtataattaaaaaaaacaaatagaTGTTTGTCTTAACTTTTCATTGGTTTGTTGTGATTGTCCATTCAATGAATTGAAGGTTATAGAAATTACATGAAACAAGGCGTTTAACACATCATTACCCCCTTACCTAGTAGcgtttttgctacgacacaccttacctaattTTTTGTTCTATCTACCAcctaaactatttaaaaccgtaatattttatcCCTTAAACGCTGATGTCCACCCTCATATGGaagagtgacatacactctccttgccacatgtgcatttatttattttcttttttaaaaaaaacaattcagcttacgtgtcaattttaagaataaaaaaataaaaaactgattttttttttaattatttttaaaacaactgaaaacgcgaattaaaaattgtttttaaaacccgtttaaaaaaaatgaaaacgcaaattaaaaaactgatttttcttttaaaaattttatttttaaagccctttttaaaaaaaaaaaaaaaaaaaaaactgaaaacgcgaATTAAAAGACTGaattttatttaagaaaataaatttaaaaccctttttaaaaaaattgaaaatttgattttttttaaaacccatatgtttttaaaaaaaaaaaaaaactgaaaacatgatttttttttaaatatggaaaagcttgattattatttttaaattgtcttaaaagatcttgattttttaaaaaactgattttttataaaattttgaaaaaattaattatttttttaaaatgtggaaaactagatttatattcatattttaagaaaatacagatttttcagaaaaaaattaagttttcctgttttttatgtttctcactctctcaagGAGAGTGAAACATACTCTCCTTGCCACGTCAGCGTTTAGGGGGTAAAATATTACAGTTTTAAATAATTTAGGGGGTGATAGGACCAAAAATTAGATAAGGTGTGTCGTAACAAAAACGCTACTAGGTGAGGGGGTAATGATGTCTTATCCCTCTAACTTTTCATTGGTTTGTTGTGATTGTCTATTCAATGAGTTGAAGGTTATACATACTACATGAAACAAGGCATTTAACACCTATCTGACACATATTTTGAAGGCTTCAGCCAAAAATTTAGTACTGGTAAATGGCcccaaatataaaagaagaaatGCTTAGGCCAATAACTAGTGTTCTACTGATAATCGGACATTATTACCTAAATCAGTTCTGAACTGTTTCCTGCGGAGCTTATATTTTGTTGGCTATTCCTTTTTCGCACGCTTCAAATGCTTCTAGAAATGAAAGTAGTATGACAAGGAAACCCTTTCTTGGGTGAATATGCTCAATGAAAAAAAGAACACAaataaaaatacaacaacaacaacaacaaaaccagtgtaatcccacaaactAGGGTCTGGAAAGGGTAAAGTGTATGCAAACCTTACCCCTGCCATGGAGGTAGAGAGGTATCCGATAGACTCTTGGCTCAAAGCTCAAAGAACAAATGAAAATGAAGTAGAAAATAAGAACAAACGGATTTCTTTACCACCACTTATCTACTCAAAATACACAAATCATTATGAGTCAATTTTAAGAGGTCTTTACAGTGTTGAGAATACAACATCATGGCACGTACAAAAAGTGAAAGATAAGATAGCACAAGCGTCAAAGGAAAATCAATCACAATCTCAATTCCCCAAATGTTTGATAGGTGAGGCACTACAAGCTGAAGTGAAGGCAAAATGAATGTCCAAAGAAAAGCAATTCTACGTCACTCTGAGGAGGCAAGAGCTGACTGCAACACATCTTCAAGATACTTCTCAGCAGCAGCATACTGCCTTTTCTTGTCCTCAATTGCCAACGCCGCTAAGGCTTTATCCTGCAGATGGAAGTCTCAAATGTCAACAGCATAATTTAAGGAGGAGAATAATCGAACTTGTGTCACGTTTAGAAATACTTACAGGAGGCAAGTCTTGGTAGCTTCTCAGAGTATCAAGAATTGGCTTTGTTTTCTTATCCAAGTCCTTCTTATGCTCTGCCATCTCGACCAATACCCCGTGACTAACCTCTGGGGTGTAACCAACACGGTTAAGCATAGCCTGCATCCAAAGACCTTTTAACATCCACTTCACAGTTTCAGGTATCCAAAATTATGATCAGGTGCCAGGTTTACATTCAGATCTCAAAGTTTCTAGCATGTTGAGGCAAAAAGGATCCGATTTTCAGATTAAAATAGGTTTTTTTAACAGAAGAAATTGCCTGCTGAAGGGCAGCTCATCAAATAAACTATGTTTCACTGCAGAAGTAGCTTTTATGACAAGTGATGAAAGATGAGTTGCTGCTTCATAGAACGATAATCTGGGCCCATTAAGCAATTTATCTGGTCCTAGAAGTGCTGCCTTCTGACTCATCCAGTCATCACGCATGAGCATTCTTTAACCAGTCCTCCAGTGGCGACCTTACTGACATAAGCCCTTGCCAGTCATCGCACAACTGGTCCTAGAAGTGCTGCCTTCTGAATCAAGGTTCGCAACAAGTCACAATGACTAAACCACTATTTCACTTACATTTGCCCACCAGTAGGGAGAAAGGGAGGATTAAAGTTTTACAGATAGCAGAGCCCTCCAGAGGCCTTCACCGATCCTCACATCCAGCCAACTCATGGCTTTACTTTGCCAAGATCATCCATTTAGCATTAAACGTGAAGAGAGACACTGTCGGACGACTTtttcatcattaaaaaaaaatggtacCACAAATTTCCCATCTCTATTGGCACAGAggaagagaaaaataaaataaacagacTCACTCACAAAGCTGCAGACTATCATCTTGAGGATATTGAATCTTCTCTATACTAGAAAGACTTTTCCATCAAGCTTTCTCCTTCACAAGAGTAAATGCTACTCAAAGATATGaaattcatacacatatacactcATACACATATGCACACGGgcatgtatatacatacatattccaTGGAAACTAGCAAAAAGTTTAAGAGGACGTGTCGCGAAAACTAATAAAGTTGAAGCTCTAGAACCACAAAATTGCCGGGTATACTACATCAAAAGATGTCCTCATAACCATTCATATGATACTAAAATATTGCAACAGCATCTTGTCTTTTAACTGGGAGAAGAAGATGATATCCATAAATTCGCAGTAAATTATTCAAGACAAAAATAAACTTACCTTATAATAACCATACTCTTTCAAATACTGCCGCTCTTTTGACTCCATAATTGCTAAGTTTGTTTTCCAGTTCTCCATTTGTGCTTCACATGGAGCAACATCATCTTCAAGCTGTGAAAGTGTTCTGCCAGAACACAGAAAATAGTTGAGAGAAGAAAGATGGCATTGATTAACTGTAAGGCTCAGAATTTCTCTTTGGTAAGAGAAGTATTCATTTCTTGAAACAACATACTGCAGAAAGAGAGTGCCAGGAAGTCAAACTCAACCATATAAGAACATTGACTCCAAGTTGTGCTATCTACTACCCTATTCCAAAGGAGTTATTTCATGAGTGAGTGAGATCAAATGTAAAAGAAAATGTACCTTTTCAAA is drawn from Lycium barbarum isolate Lr01 chromosome 8, ASM1917538v2, whole genome shotgun sequence and contains these coding sequences:
- the LOC132607433 gene encoding protein NLP7-like, which codes for MAEQLQIQEFVVGEEEKECTTIMDVQIESPVNLYNLDYCYLNLPPISPLADIVLSPLWSSSDCNDTGCYDGSSISAIRRISNDQHFSSHSASYPDGSPGDVDRSLRKSPAYEKASSLDFCNIKKRISQAVEYILSMGEDILVQFWAPVKTSSQCILATCGQPFAIDSTNSRLHHYRMISVMYYYSVDGTNDGCLGLPGRVFKMKFPEWTPNVKYYSSKEFPQLDHALLYNIRGTLALPVFEGDRCVGVLELIMTSEKINYAPEFDKVCKALEATNLKSTETFDQRDTLTCNEDFKNTQVEILELLSAVCERHKLPLAQTWLPFSHQNAVICGNRFTGLTCGPSFAFYVVEAHMWAFREACLEHLLQDKQGLPGKAFSSLDACFCPDISLFGKSEYPLAHYARMFGLQSSLAIPVYSSLSREETCVLEFFLPHSSTDQKMQLQIAVSILATTREILQNSKVMQWMEPKVEGHFKIIDLSVGKKLPFAPVAELKSQTVDTRHGLLASPGGLGSKEQDLPMQQMPEYDIALFKATSDANAKKITSSILENDEKKTSQVLRQLFGRNLNDAANCLGVSRSTFKRICRQQGISRWPRMKKSSSNCFDQIREHVNEAAHLVEKASTGTSWPVEPMLEFGSNSSTNLKKPIHHGLLLQQIESTTFTSGNLAKEMPNEKSNSVTLSNFGVLVGTDKRVPESSGSVPQNSCPPLAQLLASIVDVPRSPPVTALQNGETAIIKVRYGEYIIRFRLSFSSQFGELENKVADRLELKIGTFRIQYQDTDDDWVLITCNDDLESCLSEWRSVGNRSIKMLVQTINL